In Macadamia integrifolia cultivar HAES 741 chromosome 1, SCU_Mint_v3, whole genome shotgun sequence, a single window of DNA contains:
- the LOC122078396 gene encoding receptor protein kinase-like protein ZAR1, producing the protein MVLALVWLILLLCNLSVHVGSLNEEGFALLSLKRSVSDDPERSLNNWNSSDDNPCSWNGITCSQGKVVSISIPKKKLLGFLPSALESLTALRHVNLRNNKFYGSLPVGLFNAQGLQSLVLFGNALSGSISPDIGKLSYLQTLDLSQNSFSGSLPTSLIQCKRLRSLDLSKNNFSGSLPSGFGAALVALEKLNLSYNKLSGSIPSDMGNLSSLQGTVDLSHNLFSSQIPSSLGNLPEKVYIDLSYNNLSGPIPQSGALVNRGPTAFIGNPGLCGPPLKDPCSSDTTAAGAPSSIPFQPNNPSATPDNGSNKSGKSRGLSKSAVIAIVASDVVGIFLIGLLFSYCYLKVFDGGKGKDDEKGSKGRKDCLCFRKDESETQSENIEQYDLVPLDTQVGFDLDELLKASAFVLGKSGIGIVYKVVLEDGITLAVRRLGEGGSQRFKEFQTEVEAIGKLRHPNIVTLRAYYWSVDEKLLIYDYVPNGNLATAIHGKAGMPSFTPLRWSVRLRIMRGIAKGLAYLHEFSPKKYVHGDLKPKNILLGQNLEPRIADFGLGRLANIAGSSPTLQSNRMASEKPMQQQTAPSEVITISASPSVSSGSCYQAPEAMKMLKPSQKWDVYSYGVILLELVSGRSSVIQMGTSEMDLVRWIQLCIEEKKPLSDVLDPFLSGESDREEEMVGVLKIALACVQTCPERRPSMRHVSDALAKLTSSKD; encoded by the exons ATGGTTCTGGCTCTTGTATGGttgattcttcttctctgcAACTTGTCTGTTCATGTGGGCTCTTTGAATGAAGAAGGTTTTGCTCTTTTATCACTCAAACGGTCCGTTAGTGATGACCCAGAAAGGTCATTGAATAACTGGAACTCGTCCGATGACAACCCGTGTTCATGGAATGGGATTACTTGCAGTCAAGGTAAGGTTGTTTCTATTAGCATACCTAagaagaagcttcttgggtttcttcctTCTGCTCTTGAATCCCTCACTGCGCTGCGGCATGTCAATCTCAGGAACAATAAGTTCTATGGGAGCTTGCCTGTAGGCTTATTTAATGCGCAGGGACTCCAAAGTTTGGTTCTTTTCGGGAATGCTTTATCTGGGTCTATCTCTCCCGATATTGGCAAGCTCAGTTACCTTCAGACCTTAGATTTATCTCAGAACTCTTTCAGTGGGTCGTTACCCACTTCGTTAATTCAATGCAAGAGATTAAGATCTCTCGATCTAAGCAAAAACAATTTCTCTGGTTCTTTGCCATCTGGGTTTGGCGCTGCTCTGGTTGCTCTGGAAAAACTCAATCTTTCATACAATAAATTGAGCGGTTCCATTCCTAGCGACATGGGTAATCTGTCAAGCTTGCAAGGAACTGTTGATCTGTCTCATAATTTGTTCAGTAGTCAAATCCCATCCAGCCTTGGGAATCTTCCGGAGAAGGTTTACATCGATCTTTCTTACAATAATCTAAGCGGGCCGATACCTCAGAGTGGTGCTCTGGTGAACAGAGGACCTACGGCCTTCATTGGGAACCCAGGGCTCTGTGGACCCCCATTGAAGGACCCCTGTTCTTCAGACACGACTGCTGCTGGTGCTCCATCTTCGATCCCCTTCCAGCCAAATAACCCCTCTGCAACACCTGACAATGGCTCTAATAAGAGCGGAAAAAGCAGAGGACTGAGTAAGAGTGCTGTGATTGCGATTGTAGCCAGTGATGTAGTTGGAATTTTCCTCATTGGGTTGTTGTTCTCTTACTGTTACTTGAAAGTGTTCGATGGTGGGAAAGGTAAAGATGATGAGAAGGGATCAAAGGGGAGAAAGGATTGTTTGTGCTTTAGGAAAGATGAATCTGAGACTCAATCAGAAAATATAGAGCAATACGATCTTGTTCCATTGGATACGCAGGTGGGATTCGATCTAGATGAGCTTCTCAAGGCATCTGCCTTTGTTTTGGGTAAGAGTGGAATTGGCATTGTGTATAAAGTAGTGCTTGAAGATGGAATTACGTTAGCCGTGAGGAGATTGGGTGAAGGAGGTTCTCAAAGGTTTAAGGAATTTCAAACTGAGGTAGAAGCGATAGGGAAGCTCAGGCATCCCAACATTGTAACTCTTAGAGCTTATTACTGGTCTGTCGATGAGAAGCTACTCATCTATGATTACGTACCCAATGGCAACCTTGCCACTGCCATTCATG GAAAGGCTGGGATGCCATCGTTTACACCCCTGAGGTGGTCTGTTAGACTCAGAATCATGAGGGGAATCGCGAAAGGTCTAGCTTATCTTCATGAATTTAGCCCCAAAAAGTATGTTCATGGTGATCTGAAACCAAAAAATATACTGCTCGGACAGAATCTGGAGCCTCGCATTGCTGATTTTGGACTTGGGCGGCTCGCCAATATAGCTGGAAGCTCACCAACTCTGCAATCCAATCGGATGGCTTCAGAGAAACCGATGCAACAACAGACTGCACCATCCGAAGTTATTACGATTAGTGCAAGTCCATCCGTAAGCTCAGGATCTTGTTATCAAGCTCCTGAAGCCATGAAAATGCTGAAGCCATCACAGAAGTGGGATGTTTACTCATATGGGGTGATTTTACTGGAATTGGTTTCTGGAAGATCATCAGTGATCCAAATGGGCACGTCCGAAATGGATCTGGTTCGGTGGATACAGCTCTGCATTGAGGAAAAGAAGCCATTATCAGATGTCTTAGACCCCTTTTTATCAGGAGAATCTGACAGggaagaggagatggttggagTTCTGAAAATTGCTTTGGCCTGCGTTCAGACCTGTCCTGAGAGGAGACCTTCAATGAGACATGTCTCAGATGCTTTGGCTAAATTGACCTCCTCTAAAGATTGA
- the LOC122075811 gene encoding protein PLASTID MOVEMENT IMPAIRED 2-like — MSFECDNRDSMDKAEATNRIHNGSVKTVVSLYVEQMNEEKPQWKKTQVAFSDVQKSASRAKELYLAKRDIGLFNENRKVAESVKSQAESELYSARMRVKDLTSQIEESVLIEKSQKSELEKLQKQEIHYNGFAVTVRKADKHQFAQVMRDLEFAKQQLSKLKLERDSVLKAKLQANKEFEASFSRLKSHSSTVQALRKEIEETNEELVLVHLARIEAVKELGTIEAQREAKASQFSGKLDRTRNRIKDITQELEHAKELESELAITISDVDVLQNELKLVKAMNERVENEKSGDIEAHKGREVETQASRLLHPITGELDAAKKELASIREEEFQLMASMDTVRDELKHISEESAQLRTLEEKSDLLLQSIGSKLLKGKSKLKAAYTAEEKAKTIVSNLSETLQQLQLEAMTANREKKLLIEEAARVRTEEIQKTESENDVAEDMLQAAMKELEAVQASEAITLERLKSLTEKTLKAIASESQHKSSVTISNFEYEYLTSRAEGAEEIADKKVVAAQAWTEALEASEKEILLNYETAQREIRELMLV; from the exons ATGTCCTTTGAATGTGACAACAGGGATTCAATGGACAAAGCAGAGGCCACCAATAGAATTCATAATGGGTCCGTTAAAACAGTGGTTAGTTTGTATGTAGAAcaaatgaatgaagaaaaaccgCAATGGAAGAAAACCCAGGTGGCATTCTCTGATGTACAG AAATCGGCTTCGAGAGCGAAAGAATTATATTTGGCAAAGAGGGACATTGGTCTATTCAATGAGAATAGAAAGGTTGCAGAATCTGTAAAATCCCAAGCAGAATCTGAGCTCTACAGTGCAAGGATGAGAGTGAAGGATCTCACTTCGCAGATTGAAGAATCGGTCTTAATAGAAAAATCTCAGAAAAGTGAACTTGAAAAGCTGCAGAAGCAGGAAATACATTATAATGGATTTGCAGTCACTGTACGGAAAGCAGATAAGCACCAGTTTGCACAAGTGATGAGGGATTTGGAGTTTGCAAAACAACAATTGAGTAAGCTTAAACTTGAGAGGGATTCTGTCCTGAAAGCAAAATTGCAGGCAAACAAAGAATTTGAAGCCTCGTTTTCTAGATTGAAATCTCATTCAAGCACTGTGCAAGCGCTAAGAAAAGAGATTGAGGAAACCAATGAAGAGCTAGTACTTGTTCATCTGGCTAGGATTGAAGCAGTTAAAGAACTTGGAACAATTGAAGCCCAAAGAGAAGCAAAGGCCTCTCAATTCTCAGGGAAATTGGATAGAACCAGAAATAGAATCAAGGACATTACCCAAGAACTAGAGCATGCAAAGGAACTGGAGAGCGAACTGGCCATTACAATTTCAGATGTtgatgttttacaaaatgaatTGAAGCTAGTTAAGGCAATGAACGAAAGGGTTGAGAATGAAAAATCAGGTGATATCGAAGCCcataagggaagggaagtggaAACACAAGCTTCAAGGTTATTGCATCCAATTACTGGAGAATTGGATGCTGCAAAGAAGGAATTAGCAAGTATCAGAGAAGAAGAATTTCAATTAATGGCCTCTATGGATACAGTACGAGATGAACTCAAGCATATTTCTGAAGAAAGTGCTCAGCTGAGGACATTAGAAGAGAAATCAGACTTGCTTCTACAAAGCATAGGTTCTAAACTCCTTAAGGGCAAATCCAAGCTGAAAGCTGCATATACTGCCGAAGAGAAAGCAAAAACAATTGTGTCCAATCTTTCAGAGACACTTCAACAGTTACAACTAGAAGCAATGACTGCAAATAGAGAGAAGAAACTTCTTATTGAAGAAGCTGCACGCGTCAGAACAGAAGAAATTCAGAAGACAGAGTCTGAGAATGACGTAGCAGAGGATATGTTACAAGCTGCCATGAAGGAGCTTGAAGCAGTCCAAGCATCAGAAGCAATCACTCTTGAGAGATTAAAATCTCTTACTGAGAAAACCTTGAAGGCAATAGCTTCAGAATCTCAGCACAAGTCTTCGGTAACCATCTCAAATTTTGAATATGAGTACTTGACTAGTCGGGCAGAAGGGGCTGAGGAAATTGCAGATAAGAAGGTTGTGGCAGCTCAGGCATGGACTGAAGCACTAGAGGCCTCTGAGAAAGAGATATTGTTGAACTATGAAACAGCTCAGCGAGAGATTAGGGAGCTAATGCTGGTGTAA
- the LOC122087334 gene encoding protein LEAD-SENSITIVE 1-like: MIAFFCPLFSFQIFSHMQAVTHCFNLSFLIISKWKNNSKHSLSCHTIWRHQDSANSGFRSYNVFESNCEDFAIYCKTSLLVVEQGAIGHSGQATSIIGGSVSAILATPLCLLTTNVYGIVATGIGLYCRIRYATDIGMRKEVEKVAVEDLSKFLPRK; encoded by the exons ATGATAGCTTTCTTTtgccctcttttttctttccaaatttttAGTCATATGCAGGCTGTGACACACTGCTTCAATTTGTCTTTCTTGATTATTAGCAAATGGAAGAACAATTCAAAACATTCATTGTCCTGTCACACTATTTGGAG ACATCAAGATTCCGCCAATTCTGGCTTTCGGAGTTATAATGTTTTCGAGAGCAACTGTGAAGATTTTGCAATTTACTGTAAGACCAGTCTGCTTGTTGTTGAACAAGGAGCAATTGGCCATAGTGGTCAAGCAACATCAATAATAGGTGGGTCTGTCTCTGCCATCTTGGCAACACCATTGTGCCTTCTTACCACCAATGTGTATGGGATAGTAGCAACAGGGATTGGGCTCTACTGTCGAATCCGGTATGCTACAGATATTGGCATGAGGAAGGAAGTGGAGAAGGTAGCAGTGGAAGATCTCAGTAAGTTTCTACCAAGAAAATAA